One part of the Spiroplasma turonicum genome encodes these proteins:
- the pth gene encoding aminoacyl-tRNA hydrolase: protein MEKIIVGLGNPGTNYLRTRHNAGFIVIDYLLDKYGYEKQTNKFQSEIFISRINGKKIIFVKPQTYMNLSGEAIIRILKYFKLTYKELLIIHDDKDLNIKAFKFKQSGSSGGHNGLKNIIHHLGTEDFKRLRVGVGKPINNIKIIDWVLMKLNIDELNDIIGVLKSKDEFVIDFLNDIDFSKIMNKYN from the coding sequence ATGGAAAAAATAATAGTCGGTTTAGGAAATCCAGGTACTAATTACTTAAGAACGAGACATAATGCTGGTTTTATAGTAATAGATTATTTATTAGATAAGTATGGTTATGAAAAACAAACAAACAAGTTTCAATCTGAGATATTTATTAGTCGTATAAATGGAAAAAAAATAATATTTGTTAAGCCACAAACATATATGAATCTATCTGGAGAGGCTATTATAAGAATCTTAAAGTACTTTAAATTAACATATAAAGAGTTGCTTATAATCCATGATGATAAAGATTTAAATATTAAAGCTTTTAAGTTTAAGCAAAGTGGTAGTTCTGGTGGCCACAATGGTTTAAAAAACATAATTCATCATTTAGGTACTGAAGACTTTAAAAGGTTAAGAGTTGGTGTTGGTAAACCTATTAATAATATTAAAATAATAGATTGAGTCTTAATGAAGCTAAACATCGATGAATTAAATGATATTATAGGAGTTTTAAAATCTAAGGACGAATTTGTTATTGATTTTTTAAATGATATTGATTTTTCAAAAATTATGAATAAATACAATTAA
- a CDS encoding ABC-F family ATP-binding cassette domain-containing protein translates to MGLVSITNLTHANGEKKLYKETSLKLNRKEHIALVGPNGAGKTTLLNIISKKIIPDMGKVEIHARTKVGYLDQHLNIEEDIFVGDYLKTAFKELYDIESRMNEIYEKMAENYDEDELVKALKYQDILNHNDFDSIDKKVGNLVNGLGIGIDKLENKMSELSGGQKNKVMLAKLLLSDNDFLVLDEPTNFLDIEQVNWLANFLQGYEKAFIMVSHDQDFINKTCNIIYALDNLKLTRYVGNYDKYLEELAIQQEQYDKDFLSQQRKIKKLETYIAKNSARLSTAKSAQSRKKTLDKIDVMDKRKENPKPNFNFLYKAAGSDVILKAEDLVIGYDSPLLHKLNFEIRKGEKCIIKGKNGIGKTTFLKTLSKEIEPFSGVVSLGNGVSFTYFKQIEKVGEINAINYLMNKYPQLTDREARAKIGQFGLRNDLMIRPMSTLSGGEQTKVRLSSLSMLPCSLLILDEPTNHIDSLAKESLLEAIIDFEGTVLLTTHDINFSTKWADKVINFEDLI, encoded by the coding sequence ATGGGTTTAGTAAGCATAACAAATTTGACTCACGCTAATGGAGAAAAAAAGTTATATAAAGAAACAAGCTTAAAATTAAATAGAAAAGAACATATTGCTCTTGTCGGGCCTAATGGGGCTGGAAAAACAACACTGCTTAATATAATTTCAAAAAAAATTATTCCTGATATGGGGAAAGTAGAAATTCATGCTAGAACTAAGGTTGGTTATTTAGATCAGCACTTAAACATTGAAGAAGATATCTTTGTTGGTGATTATTTAAAAACCGCATTTAAAGAACTTTATGATATTGAAAGCAGAATGAATGAAATTTATGAGAAAATGGCTGAAAACTATGACGAAGATGAATTAGTTAAAGCTTTAAAATATCAAGATATCTTAAATCATAATGATTTCGACTCAATTGATAAAAAGGTTGGAAACCTTGTGAATGGATTGGGAATTGGAATTGATAAGTTAGAAAATAAAATGTCTGAACTTAGTGGTGGACAAAAAAATAAAGTAATGCTCGCTAAACTACTTCTTAGTGATAATGACTTTTTAGTTCTTGATGAACCTACAAACTTTTTAGATATTGAACAAGTTAATTGATTAGCAAATTTCTTGCAAGGTTATGAAAAAGCATTTATTATGGTCTCACATGACCAGGATTTTATTAATAAAACTTGTAATATTATTTATGCTCTTGACAATTTAAAATTAACTAGATATGTTGGTAATTACGATAAATATCTTGAAGAATTAGCAATACAACAAGAACAATATGATAAAGATTTTCTAAGTCAACAAAGAAAAATTAAGAAGTTAGAAACTTATATTGCAAAAAATAGTGCTAGACTATCAACTGCGAAATCAGCACAATCAAGAAAAAAGACTCTTGACAAAATTGATGTTATGGACAAAAGAAAGGAAAATCCTAAACCAAATTTTAACTTTTTATATAAAGCTGCAGGTTCTGATGTAATTTTAAAAGCAGAAGATTTAGTAATTGGTTATGATTCGCCCTTATTGCACAAATTAAACTTTGAAATTAGAAAAGGTGAGAAGTGTATCATTAAAGGTAAAAACGGTATTGGAAAAACAACTTTTTTAAAAACTCTATCAAAAGAAATAGAACCATTTTCTGGTGTTGTGTCTCTTGGTAATGGTGTTAGTTTTACATATTTTAAACAAATAGAAAAGGTTGGAGAAATTAATGCAATTAACTATTTAATGAATAAATATCCTCAACTAACAGATAGAGAGGCTCGTGCGAAAATCGGTCAGTTTGGTTTAAGAAATGACTTAATGATTAGACCTATGTCAACATTATCAGGAGGAGAACAAACAAAGGTACGATTATCATCTTTAAGTATGTTACCTTGTAGTCTTTTAATACTTGACGAGCCCACAAACCATATAGACAGCTTAGCAAAAGAATCACTTTTAGAAGCTATCATTGATTTTGAAGGTACTGTATTACTTACAACCCATGATATTAACTTTTCAACAAAATGAGCAGATAAAGTAATTAATTTTGAAGATTTGATATAA
- a CDS encoding ribose-phosphate diphosphokinase — MEKNNIKIFGLSSNKPLVEEICDLLGVKESQTKISRFMDGEILVQSMESVRGQDIYIVQSTNQPVNENLMELLIAVDAFKRASAAKINVVIPYFGYARQDRKAAGRQPITARLVANLIEKSGVNRVIAVDLHSTQIMGFFNVPIDNFSTAQAVASEIINDIIKNKLDPKECILVSPDYGGLTRVHGVAKYAGNITNGIAVIAKRRPEPNKAEVEFILGDVANKTCFIIDDMIDTGGTIINAARALKEEGAKDIYLIACHGLFNGKAVDNLKTAINEGVIKQVVVTNTINLPEEKKFEGLKIISVAKLMSAMIKSSYEKNPLTKVYEDEQSKIAEKVKKYVENFK, encoded by the coding sequence ATGGAAAAAAATAATATTAAGATATTTGGTTTATCATCAAATAAACCATTAGTAGAAGAAATTTGCGATTTATTAGGAGTAAAAGAATCGCAAACAAAAATATCAAGATTTATGGATGGCGAAATATTAGTTCAATCTATGGAATCAGTAAGAGGACAAGATATATACATAGTCCAATCAACAAACCAACCTGTTAATGAAAATTTAATGGAGTTATTAATTGCAGTTGATGCCTTTAAAAGAGCAAGTGCTGCAAAAATTAATGTAGTTATCCCATATTTTGGATATGCTAGACAAGATAGAAAAGCAGCTGGAAGACAACCTATTACAGCAAGATTAGTTGCAAACCTAATAGAGAAGTCAGGAGTAAATAGAGTAATTGCTGTTGACTTGCACTCTACACAAATTATGGGGTTTTTTAATGTTCCAATTGATAATTTTTCAACTGCTCAAGCAGTAGCTTCAGAAATTATTAACGACATTATTAAAAACAAACTAGATCCTAAGGAGTGTATATTAGTTTCACCAGATTATGGAGGGTTAACTAGAGTCCATGGCGTAGCAAAATATGCTGGAAACATAACTAATGGTATAGCAGTTATTGCTAAACGTAGACCAGAACCTAACAAGGCTGAGGTAGAGTTCATATTAGGAGATGTTGCAAACAAAACCTGTTTTATAATTGATGATATGATCGACACAGGAGGGACTATCATTAATGCAGCAAGAGCTTTAAAAGAAGAAGGTGCAAAAGATATTTATTTAATAGCTTGTCATGGTCTATTTAATGGTAAAGCAGTTGACAACTTAAAAACTGCCATTAATGAAGGTGTAATTAAGCAAGTTGTTGTTACAAATACCATAAATCTTCCTGAGGAAAAAAAATTTGAGGGTTTAAAAATAATATCAGTTGCAAAATTAATGTCAGCAATGATAAAAAGCTCCTATGAAAAAAACCCATTAACTAAGGTTTATGAAGATGAACAATCAAAAATTGCAGAAAAAGTTAAAAAATATGTAGAGAATTTTAAATAA
- a CDS encoding adenylosuccinate synthase, whose protein sequence is MEKYNSLVIVGAQWGDEGKGKMTDYFAQKADVVVRFSGGDNAGHVINFNGEKHKVTLVPSGIFNKKTTNVIGNGCVINLRNLINEISIIEKQSKEYGNLIISNKAHILMPYHIEIDKAIEEERKSLKIGTTKKGIGPAYSDKISRMGIRLCDIARPDFKSELEVAYNYNVKFLKRMFDINFKISLEEIYNELQECYLILKHRITDCEIFVENAIKDNKNVLFEGAQGALLDIDHGTYPYVTSSNTSANNASIGTGISHKLIQKTLGIVKAYCTRVGEGPFPSELNNEIGENIRRVGNEYGSNTGRPRRVGWFDAVALKHAIRTSGLDSIFITLLDVLTGIDNINICVGYEHNGTKNSNMPANARDLAECTPIYVSTPGWKQDITKVNSFVELPDEAKNYIKLIEKICEIKVDGFSVGPDRKQTILYEEFF, encoded by the coding sequence ATGGAAAAATATAATTCACTTGTAATAGTGGGAGCTCAATGAGGTGATGAAGGAAAAGGTAAAATGACCGATTATTTTGCACAAAAAGCAGATGTTGTTGTAAGATTCTCTGGTGGAGATAATGCCGGTCATGTTATAAATTTTAATGGTGAGAAGCATAAAGTTACTCTAGTTCCATCAGGTATTTTTAATAAAAAAACAACAAATGTAATTGGGAATGGTTGTGTAATAAATCTTAGAAATTTAATAAATGAAATCTCAATTATTGAGAAACAAAGTAAAGAATATGGAAATTTAATAATATCTAACAAGGCACACATTTTAATGCCATATCATATTGAAATTGATAAAGCTATTGAAGAAGAAAGAAAATCTCTTAAAATAGGAACAACAAAAAAAGGTATAGGACCTGCATACAGTGATAAAATATCAAGAATGGGTATAAGACTATGTGATATAGCAAGACCAGATTTTAAAAGTGAGTTAGAGGTTGCTTATAATTACAATGTAAAATTTTTAAAAAGAATGTTTGATATTAATTTTAAAATCTCACTTGAAGAAATATATAATGAATTACAAGAATGTTATTTAATATTAAAGCATAGAATTACTGATTGTGAAATATTTGTTGAAAATGCAATAAAAGACAATAAGAATGTTTTATTTGAAGGTGCTCAAGGTGCTTTATTAGACATAGACCACGGTACTTATCCATATGTAACTAGTTCAAATACTTCTGCAAATAATGCATCAATTGGAACTGGTATAAGTCATAAATTAATTCAAAAAACACTAGGTATAGTTAAGGCTTATTGCACAAGAGTTGGAGAGGGACCTTTTCCTAGTGAACTTAATAATGAAATCGGAGAAAATATAAGAAGAGTTGGTAATGAATATGGATCAAATACTGGAAGGCCAAGAAGAGTAGGGTGATTTGATGCAGTGGCATTAAAACATGCAATAAGAACTTCTGGGTTAGATTCTATTTTTATTACATTATTAGATGTATTAACTGGTATCGACAACATAAATATTTGTGTAGGTTATGAACATAATGGAACTAAAAACAGTAATATGCCTGCTAATGCAAGAGATTTAGCAGAATGTACTCCAATTTATGTCTCAACTCCTGGTTGAAAGCAAGATATTACCAAAGTTAATTCATTTGTTGAGTTACCAGATGAAGCAAAAAACTACATTAAATTAATAGAAAAAATTTGTGAAATTAAAGTTGATGGCTTTTCAGTTGGTCCAGATAGAAAACAAACAATTCTTTACGAAGAGTTTTTTTAG